The Fulvivirga maritima genome segment CCTTTACAGGAAAAAGCCCTTCTAAATACAGAAGCGAATTAAAAAAAGTATTGAATTAATTTCCGATAAATGGCAAATGGCATTTTATACTTGATACCCTCAAGTATTTCAGAAAACCAAACTGACGTAATACCCGAACAAGTAAGGCAAGTAATAAAACACACAGAATACTTTGCTGTAGAAAATATAAGAACGGCCAGGCGATTTATAAGTAGCCTTAAACTAGGACTTACTATTGAAGACCTGCAGTTTGAAGTTTTGGACAAAAAGACGAATGACACTGCTGTAGAAAAAATTCTTAAGCCCCTTCTTAGTGGTAAAAATGTAGGGGTTATATCAGAGTCTGGCTGTCCGGGTATAGCTGACCCGGGTTCTAGAGCAGTAGCCTATGCGCATAAAAAAAATATCAGGGTTGTTCCTTTAGTGGGGCCATCCTCTATTTTCCTGGCCTTAATGGCTTCCGGTTTTAGTGGGCAGAAATTTGCCTTTCATGGCTACCTGCCTATAAAAAAGAAGGAGCTGGAAACCGCTATCAGACAGCTGGAAACGGAATCGCGTAAGCATTTGCAAACTCAAATATTTATTGAGGCTCCTTATAGAAACAATCAGATGCTGGAAACCCTGGTAAAAACCTGCAGCCCTTCTACTCAAATATGTGTAGCCAAAGATGTTTCAGGAACGGAAGAGTTTATAAAAAGCCAAACCGCCTCAGAGTGGAAAAAACAGAAAGTAGAGTTACACAAAGTACCTACTGTATTTATTTTATTTTCTTCGTAATCTGAGCAATTAATAGGATTTTTTTTTACTTTAAATTCAGGTAATTTAGCACGACTTTAAACCCAAACAATTATAGATAACGAATGCCCTACTTATTTACTTCCGAATCGGTTTCAGAGGGACATCCTGATAAAATAGCAGATCAAATCTCTGATGCACTAATAGATAATTTTCTTGCTTTTGATGCTAACTCTAAAGTAGCCTGCGAAACACTGGTAACTACCGGACTTACCGTACTTAGCGGTGAGGTAAAATCTGAAGCTTACCTTGATGTACAGCAAATAGCTCGAAATGTCATCAATCAAATTGGCTATACTAAAGGCGAATATATGTTTGATGGCAACTCTTGTGGTGTTATTTCAGCTATTCATGAGCAGTCTCCTGACATTAACCAGGGAGTTGACAGAGGCAATCCTGAAGAACAGGGAGCAGGAGATCAGGGTATGATGTTTGGCTACGCTACCAGCGAAACCGATGATTATATGCCTTTAGCGCTTGATCTATCTCACAAGATGCTTAAAGAACTTGCTGTTTTAAGAAGAGAGGGCAACGAAATAAGCTATTTGAGACCGGACGCTAAAAGTCAGGTAACTATTGAATACTCTGACGATAATGTTCCTCAGAGAATAGTAGCCATAGTATTGTCTACTCAGCATGATGACTTTGATACAGAAGAAAAGATGCTGGCAAAAATCCGTGAGGATATCATTAATATTTTGATCCCTAAAGTGAAAGCACAGCTGAAGCCAGAGATTCAAAAATTATTTAATGATGATATCAAATACCATATCAACCCTACCGGAAAGTTTGTAATAGGCGGTCCTCATGGTGACACTGGTCTTACTGGCAGAAAAATCATTGTAGATACTTACGGAGGCAAAGGCGCTCATGGTGGTGGGGCTTTTTCAGGTAAAGATCCTTCAAAAGTAGATCGATCTGCGGCTTATGCCACCAGACACATCGCTAAAAACCTGGTAGCAGCAGGAGTAGCTGATGAAGTATTAGTGCAGGTTTCTTATGCTATTGGCGTAGTAGAACCTATGGGAATTTTCATCAATACTTATGGTTCATCTAAAGTAGACCTCACTGATGGCGAAATAG includes the following:
- a CDS encoding SAM-dependent methyltransferase, which translates into the protein MANGILYLIPSSISENQTDVIPEQVRQVIKHTEYFAVENIRTARRFISSLKLGLTIEDLQFEVLDKKTNDTAVEKILKPLLSGKNVGVISESGCPGIADPGSRAVAYAHKKNIRVVPLVGPSSIFLALMASGFSGQKFAFHGYLPIKKKELETAIRQLETESRKHLQTQIFIEAPYRNNQMLETLVKTCSPSTQICVAKDVSGTEEFIKSQTASEWKKQKVELHKVPTVFILFSS
- the metK gene encoding methionine adenosyltransferase — translated: MPYLFTSESVSEGHPDKIADQISDALIDNFLAFDANSKVACETLVTTGLTVLSGEVKSEAYLDVQQIARNVINQIGYTKGEYMFDGNSCGVISAIHEQSPDINQGVDRGNPEEQGAGDQGMMFGYATSETDDYMPLALDLSHKMLKELAVLRREGNEISYLRPDAKSQVTIEYSDDNVPQRIVAIVLSTQHDDFDTEEKMLAKIREDIINILIPKVKAQLKPEIQKLFNDDIKYHINPTGKFVIGGPHGDTGLTGRKIIVDTYGGKGAHGGGAFSGKDPSKVDRSAAYATRHIAKNLVAAGVADEVLVQVSYAIGVVEPMGIFINTYGSSKVDLTDGEIAKKVEEIFDMRPYAIETRLKLRNPIYSETAAYGHMGRENKVVTKTFVAANGTEITKEVELFPWEKLDFVDKVKEAFGL